A window from Salvia miltiorrhiza cultivar Shanhuang (shh) chromosome 2, IMPLAD_Smil_shh, whole genome shotgun sequence encodes these proteins:
- the LOC131011715 gene encoding fructose-1,6-bisphosphatase, cytosolic, protein MDHAADAHRTDLMTITRYVLNEQSKHPESRGDFTILLSHIVLGCKFVCTAVNKAGLAKLIGLAGEMNVQGEEQKKLDVLSNEVFVKALVSSGRTSILVSEEDEEATFVEPSKRGKYCVVFDPLDGSSNIDCAVSIGTIFGIYVLNDGVDPKIEDVLQPGKNMVAAGYCMYGSSCMFVLSTGQGVNGFTLDPSLGEFILTHPDVKIPKKGKIYSVNEGNAKNWDGPTAKYVEKCKFPTDGSPAKSLRYVGSMVADVHRTLLYGGIFLYPADKKSPNGKLRVLYEVFPMSYLMEQAGGQAFTGKQRALDLVPTKIHERSPIFIGSYDDVEEIKALYAAEPQK, encoded by the exons ATGGATCACGCGGCGGATGCTCACCGGACGGATTTGATGACCATAACGCGCTACGTGTTGAACGAGCAGTCCAAGCACCCGGAATCGCGCGGCGACTTCACCATCTTGCTCAGTCATATTGTTCTCGGCTGCAAGTTCGTTTGCACTGCGGTTAACAAG GCTGGTTTGGCGAAGCTCATAGGACTTGCCGGAGAGATGAATGTGCAG GGTGAAGAGCAGAAGAAACTGGATGTGCTCTCAAATGAAGTCTTTGTGAAGGCGTTAGTCAGCAGTGGCCGAACT TCCATCCTTGTGTCCGAAGAGGATGAAGAGGCAACATTTGTGGAACCATCCAAGCGTGGAAA GTACTGTGTTGTGTTCGACCCATTGGATGGATCATCCAACATCGACTGTGCTGTTTCTATTGGAACT ATATTTGGGATTTATGTACTCAATGACGGAGTTGATCCAAAGATAGAAGATGTCTTGCAGCCTGGGAAGAATATGGTAGCTGCAGGCTACTGCATGTATGGAAGCTCTTGCATG TTTGTTCTTAGTACTGGACAAGGAGTTAACGGGTTCACACTCGATCCATCTCTTGGAGAATTCATATTGACTCACCCAGATGTTAAG ATTCCCAAGAAAGGAAAAATTTATTCTGTGAACGAAGGAAATGCCAAGAACTGGGACGGACCAACCGCAAA GTATGTGGAAAAATGCAAGTTTCCCACAGATGGATCGCCAGCTAAATCTCTGAGATACGTTGGAAG CATGGTAGCTGATGTCCACCGCACATTGCTCTATGGAGGCATATTTTTGTACCCAGCTGATAAGAAAAGCCCAAATGGGAAACTACG GGTACTCTACGAAGTCTTCCCTATGTCGTATCTGATGGAACAAGCCGGTGGACAAGCATTTACAGGGAAACAACGA GCGCTGGACTTGGTTCCTACAAAGATACACGAGCGTTCGCCCATATTCATTGGTAGCTATGACGATGTTGAGGAGATCAAAGCTTTGTACGCTGCTGAACCCCAAAAATAA
- the LOC131011716 gene encoding probable metal-nicotianamine transporter YSL7, producing MGNASEINVVEDESSIECGKQKSEENLKKGEAKELEDEELSVERMFENKEASSWRKQLSVRAFAVGFLLSLLFSCIVMKLNLTTGIIPSLNISAALLGFFFVKIWTKLMAKFGMLTHPFTRQENTVIQTCVTASSGIAFSGGFGSYLLAMSERVAKQSEDSRDGLDYKNISLGWMIIFLAAVSFLGLFCVAPLSKVMIINFKLTYPSATATANLINSFHTPQGVKLAKKQVRELGKFFSYTFLWGFFQWFFQTEDDCGFSSFPTFGLKALENRFYFDFSTTYVGVGMICPRIINVSLLVGGIISWGIMWPLIETRKGSWYSADLPSSSLQGLQGYKVFIGIAMILGDGIYFSFKLLFLAVARYAAKLREKNANMQIPVSQHSSPSTTFKSYDERCRTQFFLKYQVPTWFAIGGYIIIASITTAALPHILHQLKWYFLFGTLTRIFHQLKWYYITVLYIFGPSLAFCNAFGCGLTDWSLASAYGKLAIFAIGAWAGASHGGILVSLAACGVMMNIVTTASDLMQDFKTGYLTMSSPRSMFVSQAIGTAMGCVISPCVFWIFYKAIPDLGLPTSNYPAPYATIYYNIAKLGVEGPSALPYYCMKLCYVFFAAAILINLIRDVLGKKRSWFIPLPTAMAIPFYLGAYFTIDMCVGSLLLYIWQKINKAKADAFGPAVASGLICGEAMWAFPSSVLALAGVKPPICMKFLSRKTNSKVDNFLRS from the exons ATGGGCAATGCAAGTGAAATCAATGTGGTGGAGGATGAAAGCAGCATAGAATGTGGAAAACAAAAAAGCGAAGAAAACTTGAAAAaaggagaagcaaaagaattGGAAGATGAAGAGTTATCTGTGGAGAGGATGTTCGAAAACAAGGAGGCGTCATCATGGAGGAAGCAGTTGAGTGTGAGAGCCTTTGCTGTAGGCTTTCTGCTGTCACTACTGTTCAGCTGCATAGTGATGAAACTCAACCTCACCACTGGAATCATACCTTCACTCAATATATCAGCTGCTTTACTCGGGTTCTTCTTTGTCAAGATTTGGACCAAGTTGATGGCGAAATTTGGCATGTTGACTCATCCCTTCACGCGCCAAGAGAACACCGTCATTCAGACCTGTGTCACTGCTTCATCTGGCATAGCCTTCAGCG GAGGATTTGGAAGCTACCTTCTCGCAATGAGCGAACGCGTAGCCAAACAATCAGAGGACAGCAGAGATGGACTGGACTACAAGAACATATCCCTCGGGTGGATGATTATCTTTCTAGCAGCAGTTAGCTTTCTAGGACTCTTCTGTGTCGCACCTCTGAGTAAG GTCATGATCATAAACTTCAAGTTGACTTATCCATCCGCTACTGCAACAGCAAATCTTATTAACAGTTTCCACACTCCTCAAGGAGTCAAACTAGCAAA AAAGCAAGTCAGGGAGTTGGGCAAGTTTTTCTCATATACTTTCTTGTGGGGTTTCTTTCAATGGTTCTTCCAAACTGAGGACGACTGTGGATTTTCAAGCTTCCCAACCTTCGGATTGAAAGCATTAGAAAACAG GTTCTACTTCGATTTTTCGACAACTTATGTAGGAGTTGGGATGATTTGTCCTCGTATCATAAATGTATCTTTACTAGTCGGAGGAATTATTTCCTGGGGTATTATGTGGCCACTTATTGAAACTCGCAAGGGCAGTTGGTATTCTGCAGATCTCCCTTCAAGCAGTTTACAAGGGCTTCAAGGTTATAAG GTGTTCATCGGCATTGCCATGATACTCGGTGATGGCATATACTTTTCCTTCAAGCTGCTGTTCCTAGCAGTAGCCAGATATGCTGCAAAACTTCGAGAGAAAAATGCCAACATGCAAATCCCAGTGTCACAACATTCTTCACCTTCTACAACATTTAAGAGCTATGACGAACGGTGCCGTACCCAGTTCTTTCTAAAGTATCAAGTACCAACATGGTTTGCAATTGGAGGTTATATAATCATTGCTTCAATCACTACTGCGGCGCTTCCTCACATCTTACACCAGCTGAAATGGTACTTCTTATTCGGAACACTTACTCGAATCTTCCACCAGCTTAAATGGTACTACATAACAGTGCTCTACATCTTCGGCCCATCCCTGGCCTTTTGCAATGCATTTGGGTGTGGGCTGACAGATTGGTCTTTAGCATCTGCATATGGGAAGCTTGCCATCTTTGCTATTGGGGCGTGGGCAGGTGCTTCTCATGGAGGAATTCTTGTTAGTCTAGCAGCATGTGGTGTCATGATGAACATAGTCACCACTGCCTCCGACCTTATGCAGGATTTCAAGACTGGCTACTTGACTATGTCTTCACCTCGTTCCATGTTTGTGAGCCAAGCAATTGGCACAGCAATGGGATGCGTCATTTCTCCTTGCGTGTTTTGGATATTTTACAAGGCAATTCCTGATCTCGGGCTTCCTACGAGTAACTATCCTGCTCCTTATGCTACTATTTACTACAATATAGCTAAGTTAGGAGTCGAAGGTCCCTCAGCACTCCCATATTATTGTATGAAGCTATGTTACGTATTCTTTGCAGCAGCCATTCTCATCAATCTCATTAGAGATGTTTTAGGCAAGAAAAGGTCGTGGTTTATTCCACTTCCAACAGCAATGGCAATCCCATTTTATTTGGGAGCATACTTCACCATCGACATGTGTGTTGGAAGCCTCTTACTCTACATTTGGCAGAAGATAAACAAGGCTAAGGCAGATGCTTTTGGGCCAGCCGTAGCATCAGGTCTAATATGTGGAGAAGCAATGTGGGCGTTTCCTAGTTCTGTGCTAGCTCTAGCAGGGGTCAAACCTCCCATTTGCATGAAGTTCCTCTCCAGGAAAACAAATAGCAAGGTCGATAATTTTTTACGATCCTAG
- the LOC131011718 gene encoding pentatricopeptide repeat-containing protein At3g61360 → MMLLTGRNCRINQHFNIYQRLSVALFCSSMEKGAEIERVVRMISEHPFPDQPLRPTLQCQIPPAALSTPFVENVLGSLFGAHTNGLKAYEFFKYCLDCKLYVPSSGAFDKTLHILARMRYLHKAWELLESIKRSHPSLLTLKSMSIMLSRIAKSQSYEVTLEAFEKMEKYIFRGKKFGTNEFNVLLQAFCTQRQMKEARSVFHKLHPRFPPNTKTMNILLLGFKESGDITAVELFHHEMIRRGFKPNSVTYNIRIDVYCKKGCFGDALRLLEEMERAGFSPSLETITTLIHGAGVARNISKAKHLFEEILRRSLRPDTGAYNALLSSLVRSKDVHAAVSLMEEMEKRNIEHDNVTYHNMFLGLMRSDGIDGVSALYMKMVKKNFVPKTRTVVMLMKFFCQNSRVDLGLDLWNYLVEKGHCPHTHSLDLLVTGLCARGRVEESFACSKQMLERGRLVSERVFQMLERFLEEMGELEKLEELEYMIKKLKQLLPSSPT, encoded by the coding sequence atgaTGCTTCTCACAGGCAGAAATTGTAGAATTAATCAACATTTCAATATCTATCAGAGGCTGAGTGTTGCCTTGTTTTGTTCCTCTATGGAAAAGGGCGCAGAAATTGAAAGAGTTGTGAGAATGATTAGTGAGCATCCTTTTCCAGATCAGCCACTACGTCCCACTCTACAATGCCAAATTCCCCCGGCTGCCTTGTCAACCCCGTTTGTTGAAAACGTGCTAGGTAGCTTGTTTGGTGCCCATACCAATGGCCTGAAAGCATATGAATTTTTCAAATATTGCCTTGATTGTAAGCTCTATGTTCCTAGTTCTGGTGCATTTGACAAGACACTGCATATTCTTGCACGTATGCGTTACCTTCACAAAGCATGGGAGTTGTTAGAGAGTATCAAGCGGAGCCACCCTTCCTTGCTTACGCTCAAGTCAATGAGCATAATGTTGTCTAGAATAGCGAAATCTCAATCCTATGAAGTCACCCTAGAAGCTTTTGAGAAGATGGAGAAGTATATATTTCGAGGAAAGAAATTTGGtacaaatgagtttaatgtgcTTCTTCAAGCATTTTGCACACAGCGACAGATGAAAGAAGCACGATCTGTTTTCCACAAGTTGCATCCTCGGTTTCCTCCCAACACCAAGACCATGAATATTTTGCTGCTGGGATTTAAAGAATCTGGTGATATTACTGCAGTGGAATTGTTCCATCATGAGATGATCCGGAGGGGTTTTAAGCCAAACAGTGTTACGTATAATATCAGAATTGATGTGTATTGTAAGAAAGGGTGTTTTGGTGATGCTCTGAGACTTCTTGAAGAAATGGAACGTGCAGGTTTCTCTCCCTCGTTAGAAACAATAACCACGTTAATTCATGGAGCTGGGGTGGCTCGTAATATCTCAAAGGCTAAGCACTTGTTTGAGGAAATTCTTAGAAGGTCTCTACGGCCAGACACTGGGGCTTATAATGCCTTATTGAGTTCTCTGGTAAGATCAAAGGATGTGCACGCTGCAGTAAGCTTAATGGAAGAGATGGAGAAGAGAAACATTGAGCATGACAATGTCACTTATCATAATATGTTTTTGGGATTAATGAGATCAGATGGTATTGATGGTGTTTCAGCACTTTATATGAAGATGGTTAAGAAAAATTTTGTGCCAAAGACTCGAACGGTTGTTATGCTGATGAAGTTTTTCTGCCAGAATAGCAGAGTTGACCTGGGATTGGACTTGTGGAATTACTTGGTGGAGAAAGGGCACTGTCCTCACACCCATTCACTAGACCTCCTGGTTACGGGGCTTTGCGCCCGAGGGAGAGTTGAAGAATCCTTTGCTTGCTCTAAGCAGATGCTGGAAAGAGGTAGACTTGTGAGCGAGCGAGTGTTCCAAATGTTGGAGAGGTTTCTGGAGGAGATGGGGGAGTTGGAGAAATTAGAGGAATTGGAGTATATGATAAAGAAGTTGAAGCAATTGTTGCCTTCAAGTCCTACATGA